From the genome of Cucumis melo subsp. melo chloroplast, complete genome:
GTCTCAATGTTTTTTTTAATTGTCTGAATATTCAAAAACTAAGACCATTCCAATGCTCCTTTTCGCCATGCATAAACTAAACCGACAATTAGGATAAGCACGAAAATTAAAGCTTCTATAAAGACGGATACCCCTAATACATCAAAACTCATTGCCCACGGATAAAGAAAAACTGTTTCAACATCAAAAACAACAAAAACTAGAGCAAACATATAATAACGGATTCTAAATTGTACCCAAGCATCGCCCATTGGTTCTATTCCCGATTCATAACTCGAAAGTTTCTCTGGCTCTTTGCTAAGAGGGGCTAAAACTCCAGAAATTAGAAATGCCAAAATAGGAATAAGACTTGATATTATTAGAAATACCCAGAAAATATCATATTCGTAAAGCAGAAACATAAACGTACTCCTATCAATGTGGAAAATATACCGGATTAGTCGATCGGTACATGTCTCGTTTGAAGATTCATCCACTATAATCCTATTTATATAATATCTATTATATCCATAATAAATATATATTAAATATTATATATTTATATAGAGAGGATACATATAGTCGGAATTTCCATTTAGGAACTTTTAGTGATTGAAGAAGGAAAGAGAAGACGACTACTTTAGTTTTGTGCTTTACTAGATAAGGTATACCAACAGAAAAGCCTATTTGAGAATGTTTACAATGAAAGTTACCAAAGATCTTCGTTTCTCAAACTCTAGCTTGTCCACAAATAAAATACAGTAAGTCGTTCCTAGATCCATGTGATTTACTAGTGCATTCGATTTGCATTGGGTTATGGTGGAGTTTTTAACCGGTTTCATGTCATGATTTTGACTCCAAAAATTTACTAGAATTGGGTAGGTATCCCAAAGAAAAGAAGTATTACTAATTTCTTGATTTTGTATGGGAAAATAGGAAAATTTTCATATGTAATTCATCTACAAAGATAAGACATTAATGATGAACCAAATCAAGTGGCCAATTACAAACAATACAAACAATAATGAGGAAAGGAAAACGATTCTATTTTTGAATTATTAATAATATAGGGCTATACGGACTCGAACCGTAGACCTTCTCGGTAAAACAGATCAAACTTATTATTATCAAAATGATTTGAACTGTTTCAAAGACCCAACATGCATTTTTTTGCATTGGGCTCTTTCATTAACTGTTATAAATAAGTTAGTCTACCATATTTTTTCTTGACAGAAAGAAAGGGAGATGGTTCCATGTGCTCTGATTCATTATTTTGATTCGAATCTCGGAGCACTACCAAAGTTTTTCAAAGAAGGGGTTATCCTGACGTAGGTATGCTTCTGACCTAGATCAACTTAAGTTAAATGGAATCTCTATCGTCCTGCTTCTGCTTAAAGAATAAAATATGAAACTTCATACACCTTAAAGTTGTTCATAAGATAGGACGAAAGATCATTTTTTTTGAGGTCCTGATACTCATTATGCCTAGCATTGAATAGACTGGGTATTCACCTTATCAATATCTCAAATCAATGATGGATTTTTTTAGTGCCTAAATGGGGCACTCGATTCGGACCGAACTTTTTGTCAGGCTACTGTTCTCTTGTTTTGTTCCCTAAAAGTAATAGAGTAAGACATCGATTTCTCAATAAGATCAACTTTTTTGATTACATGATGTACTTCTCTGAAAAACATTGGCGCGCGTGTAAACGAGGTGCTCTACCAACTGAGCTATAGCCCTTGTGATACATATCTTATCATGTAGATAATTTCTTGTCAAGATGAATATTCTATAATCTATTTTGTTGATTTGTTTGATTGGTATTGCTTATCAATAATATTCGATTTATAATCTATCGATGTGATAGGGCTCATTTTTTTTTCTTTGTGATGATAAATGACCTACTTAACTCAGTGGTTAGAGTATCGCTTTCATACGGCGGGAGTCATTGGTTCAAATCCAATAGTAGGTAGAACTTATTAGATACCACAGAAGCAATGGTATCTAATAAGTTTTTCTACTCAACTTTGTTCTAGTGATTTTCTATCTTTTCCATCCGACTCTATATTTATTTCATTTTTTAATTGTAATTCTTTTTTCCATGAAAATTTCATTTCACTTTATTATTTAGACGCATTAACTAGGTACGCCATTGATAGCCTCTACTCGTGTCCTAGCTCGTCTGAGAGCTAAATTTGCCTCGATTGTTTGTCTCTTGCCCTGAGCTTTCCTCAAGTTGGCTTCCGCTATTTCGAGAGTTTGCTGAGCTTCTTGTGGATCAATGTCACTAGCCTTCTCCGCATCATTTACTAAAATAGTGACCTCATTATTGCCTATTCTAGCAAAACCACCCATCAGAGCCATCGTTAACCATCCATCATTAGGAGTAAGGCGTATTTTCAAAATACCTATATCTACAGCTGTGGCAATAGGTGCGTGATCTGGTAATACACCAATTTGGCCACTATTCGTAACTAAAATGATTTCTTTCACTTCTGAATCCCAAATAATTCGATTCGGAGTCAGGACACTAAGATTTAAGGTCATTTCTTCAATTTGCTCTCCATTTCTAAGTTCGTAGCCTTCGCAGTAGCTTCATCGATGTTACCTACCAAATAAAAGGCTTGTTCGGGAAGACCATCTAATTCTCCGGAAAGGATTAATTTAAACCCTCTAATTGTTTCTGCTAGGCCAACGTATTTACCCGGGGAACCGGTAAATACTTCTGCTACGAAAAAAGGTTGTGATAAGAAACGCTCAATTTTTCGTGCTCGTGCTACGGTTAAGCGATCCTCTTCGGATAATTCGTCCAACCCAAGGATAGCTATAATGTCCTGCAGTTCTTTGTAACGTTGTAAGGTTTGTTTAACTCTTTGCGCAGTTTCATAATGTTCTTCACCAACGATTCTCGGTTGTAGCATAGTTGAGGTTGAATCTAAAGGATCTACTGCTGGATAGATACCTTTGGCAGCTAATCCTCTTGATAGTACGGTAGTAGCATCCAAATGTGCAAATGTGGTGGCAGGAGCAGGATCGGTCAAATCGTCCGCAGGTACATAAACAGCTTGAATAGAAGTTATGGACCCTTCCTTGGTAGAAGTAATTCTTTCTTGTAAGGAACCCATTTCGGTACTAAGAGTGGGTTGATAACCCACAGCCGAAGGCATTCTACCCAGTAACGCGGATACTTCGGATCCCGCTTGAACGAAACGAAAGATATTGTCGATAAATAGAAGCACGTCTTGTTCATTAACATCTCGGAAATATTCCGCCATAGTTAGGGCAGTTAAACCAACTCTCATACGAGCTCCCGGCGGTTCATTCATCTGACCGTAGACTAGAGCCACTTTTGATTCTGCAATATTTTCTTCATTAATTACTCCGGATTCTTTCATTTCCATGTAAAGATCATTTCCTTCACGAGTACGTTCACCTACTCCCCCAAATACAGATACACCTCCATGAGCTTTGGCAATGTTGTTGATCAATTCCATAATGAGTACTGTTTTACCTACTCCAGCCCCTCCGAATAGTCCTATTTTTCCTCCACGTCGATAAGGGGCTAACAGATCCACTACTTTAATTCCTGTTTCAAAAATAGATAATTTTGTATCTAACTGTATAAAAGCAGGGGCGGATCTATGAATAGGAGATGTTGTGCGAGTATCTACAGGACCCAAATTATCAATAGGCTCTCCAAGCACGTTGAAAATTCGGCCGAGAGTCGCTCCGCCGACTGGAACACTTAGAGGAGCTCTCGTGTCAACCACTTCCATTCCTCTCATTAGACCATCTGTAGCACTCATAGCTACAGCTCTAACTCGATTATTTCCTAATAATTGCTGTACTTCACAAGTCACATTAATTTCTTGACCGGCAATATCTTGACCTTTAACTATCAAAGCGTTGTAAATATTAGGCATTTTGCCCGGGGGAAAAGCTACATCTAGTACCGGACCAATGATTTGAGCGATACGTCCCAAGTTGTTTTTTTCAAGCGTGGAAACTTCAGGACCAGAAGTCGTAGGATTTATTCTCATAATAA
Proteins encoded in this window:
- the ndhC gene encoding NADH-plastoquinone oxidoreductase subunit 3, producing the protein MFLLYEYDIFWVFLIISSLIPILAFLISGVLAPLSKEPEKLSSYESGIEPMGDAWVQFRIRYYMFALVFVVFDVETVFLYPWAMSFDVLGVSVFIEALIFVLILIVGLVYAWRKGALEWS
- the atpE gene encoding ATP synthase CF1 epsilon subunit, which produces MTLNLSVLTPNRIIWDSEVKEIILVTNSGQIGVLPDHAPIATAVDIGILKIRLTPNDGWLTMALMGGFARIGNNEVTILVNDAEKASDIDPQEAQQTLEIAEANLRKAQGKRQTIEANLALRRARTRVEAINGVPS
- the atpB gene encoding ATP synthase CF1 beta subunit — its product is MRINPTTSGPEVSTLEKNNLGRIAQIIGPVLDVAFPPGKMPNIYNALIVKGQDIAGQEINVTCEVQQLLGNNRVRAVAMSATDGLMRGMEVVDTRAPLSVPVGGATLGRIFNVLGEPIDNLGPVDTRTTSPIHRSAPAFIQLDTKLSIFETGIKVVDLLAPYRRGGKIGLFGGAGVGKTVLIMELINNIAKAHGGVSVFGGVGERTREGNDLYMEMKESGVINEENIAESKVALVYGQMNEPPGARMRVGLTALTMAEYFRDVNEQDVLLFIDNIFRFVQAGSEVSALLGRMPSAVGYQPTLSTEMGSLQERITSTKEGSITSIQAVYVPADDLTDPAPATTFAHLDATTVLSRGLAAKGIYPAVDPLDSTSTMLQPRIVGEEHYETAQRVKQTLQRYKELQDIIAILGLDELSEEDRLTVARARKIERFLSQPFFVAEVFTGSPGKYVGLAETIRGFKLILSGELDGLPEQAFYLVGNIDEATAKATNLEMESKLKK